Proteins from a genomic interval of Marmoricola sp. OAE513:
- the soxR gene encoding redox-sensitive transcriptional activator SoxR: MSAWLKPGEVARRAGVAVSTLHYYEQYGLISSRRTAGDRREYRRDTLRVVAFVRASQKLGIPLARIKDALDGLPHDRPPNKREWARLARTWRDDLDERIAELTALRDNLADCIGCGCLSLSTCPYTNPGDVLAAEGPGARRLVPQGQPRTR, translated from the coding sequence GTGAGCGCGTGGTTGAAGCCGGGCGAGGTCGCCCGTCGCGCGGGTGTCGCGGTGTCCACGCTGCACTACTACGAGCAGTACGGACTGATCTCGAGCCGGCGTACGGCGGGCGACCGCCGCGAGTACCGCCGTGACACGCTGCGGGTGGTGGCTTTCGTGCGTGCCTCGCAGAAGCTCGGCATCCCGCTGGCACGGATTAAGGACGCCCTGGACGGCCTCCCGCACGACCGGCCGCCGAACAAGCGGGAGTGGGCCCGGCTGGCACGGACCTGGCGCGACGACCTCGACGAGCGCATCGCGGAGCTCACCGCGCTGCGCGACAACCTCGCCGACTGCATCGGGTGCGGCTGCCTGTCGCTGAGCACCTGCCCGTACACGAATCCTGGCGACGTGCTGGCCGCGGAGGGTCCGGGGGCACGACGTCTGGTCCCGCAGGGTCAGCCCAGGACCCGCTGA